One segment of Nostoc flagelliforme CCNUN1 DNA contains the following:
- a CDS encoding peptidoglycan-binding domain-containing protein, which translates to MTNKALSFVSILFGLKPSRRYFPEEKQVCVFNKRPILYRDFSPNSAQESINELQQRLQAKGFLLTLSGKFDLETEEAVIKFQKANNLQVDGVVGPLSWACLFYPRIYRNQKSISPKLQDAVKELQTILNEEGFFKKAPDGYFNRETERGVKRFQRIYGLKDDGIVGAATWAVLLGMRQKIDNKSFLQLVYFISPQSWFLWEQLLMISCILLGIYYSPIPGDDPEWNTALATAYGLTCIVPFLLDYLPLKPSKRSSFPLFQYAPYVLTGIFWKPIISFLGTLFN; encoded by the coding sequence ATGACAAATAAAGCACTCAGCTTCGTAAGCATCTTGTTTGGGCTAAAACCATCCCGTCGTTATTTCCCAGAAGAAAAACAAGTCTGTGTATTCAATAAACGTCCCATACTATACCGAGACTTTTCGCCAAACTCTGCACAGGAATCAATCAATGAATTGCAACAGCGACTTCAAGCTAAGGGTTTTCTCTTAACTCTTAGTGGTAAATTTGACTTAGAAACAGAAGAGGCTGTAATCAAATTTCAAAAAGCCAATAATCTTCAGGTGGATGGAGTAGTTGGACCACTAAGTTGGGCTTGCCTTTTCTACCCAAGGATTTACCGCAATCAAAAAAGTATATCGCCAAAATTACAGGATGCTGTTAAGGAACTGCAAACTATCCTGAATGAAGAAGGATTTTTCAAAAAAGCACCTGATGGGTATTTTAATCGTGAGACTGAAAGAGGTGTTAAACGCTTTCAAAGAATCTATGGACTGAAAGATGATGGCATCGTTGGGGCTGCAACTTGGGCTGTACTATTGGGAATGCGACAAAAAATAGACAACAAAAGCTTTCTCCAGTTAGTCTATTTTATATCGCCCCAATCCTGGTTTTTATGGGAGCAGCTTTTAATGATCTCTTGCATTCTACTAGGTATTTACTATAGTCCTATACCAGGAGACGATCCTGAATGGAATACAGCCTTAGCAACTGCCTATGGACTTACCTGTATAGTGCCTTTTCTCTTGGACTATTTACCGCTGAAGCCGTCGAAGCGGTCAAGCTTTCCGCTTTTCCAATACGCTCCTTATGTATTAACTGGGATCTTTTGGAAACCAATTATCAGTTTTTTGGGGACATTGTTTAATTAA
- a CDS encoding TROVE domain-containing protein, which yields MNYNFFTNKKTTTPQNQPIPGREAEMVQGRSGGWMFDAGIWKMLRRCLLVGTAKSTYYAGKQELTEDFVTVVRQAVAENPGRVAEEILYASDGRAINNSAPILALVLLSMGEAPEAKQAFGEIFPQVVRTGSHFYEWLNYTKSLRGFGKVVREAGKTWLSREDVKGLAYQLLKYQQRQGFSHRDALRLFHVKPPTENHRQLFEWVVRGWEELPADIPSEALAQIWWYEWLKRNPTQTHEAISQGRLTHEMAAPVGKMDKLAWQLLFQEMPIGAMLRNLGSLTELGVLRADENANLLQVEAVLNRREHLRKGRIHPIDVLKALKTYESGGTLGRSKKTWNPVPRIVDILEKAVELSFDVVQPTGKVFMHAVDVSGSMGSLVADMGLTCCEIATTMALVTAKAEKNYMIRGFATEFRELNITAKDSFSSAVRKASNQNFGGTDASVAYDWMIKNNFKADVVCFWTDSESWAGYKHPSQALKEYRKKVNPNVKAVYITLTPYQITLVDPEDSLSWDLAGFDPGTPRIIQMLATGEL from the coding sequence ATGAATTACAACTTCTTTACTAACAAGAAAACAACTACACCACAAAATCAACCTATCCCCGGTCGGGAAGCCGAAATGGTTCAGGGACGTTCCGGCGGCTGGATGTTTGATGCTGGCATTTGGAAGATGTTGCGGCGTTGTCTTTTGGTTGGCACAGCAAAAAGCACTTACTACGCTGGTAAACAGGAATTAACTGAGGATTTTGTGACAGTTGTCAGACAAGCTGTTGCTGAAAATCCCGGTCGTGTAGCGGAAGAAATTTTGTATGCTAGCGATGGACGCGCCATCAATAACAGTGCGCCTATATTAGCTTTGGTGCTGCTGTCGATGGGTGAAGCACCAGAAGCAAAACAGGCGTTTGGTGAAATCTTCCCGCAAGTTGTTCGCACTGGTAGCCACTTCTACGAATGGTTGAACTACACCAAATCTTTGCGGGGATTTGGCAAAGTAGTGCGGGAAGCTGGTAAAACTTGGCTCTCAAGGGAAGATGTCAAGGGTTTAGCTTATCAACTGTTGAAATATCAACAGCGTCAAGGCTTCTCTCACCGAGATGCGTTGCGATTGTTCCATGTCAAACCCCCTACAGAAAATCACCGTCAACTATTTGAGTGGGTAGTTAGAGGCTGGGAAGAATTGCCAGCAGACATTCCCTCAGAGGCATTGGCGCAGATTTGGTGGTATGAGTGGCTAAAGCGGAATCCCACCCAAACCCATGAAGCTATTTCCCAAGGACGCTTAACCCACGAAATGGCTGCACCTGTGGGCAAAATGGACAAGCTTGCTTGGCAGTTGCTATTTCAGGAAATGCCAATAGGTGCAATGTTACGTAACTTGGGTTCTTTAACTGAACTGGGTGTGTTGCGAGCTGATGAAAACGCTAATTTGCTACAAGTGGAAGCAGTTCTTAATCGCAGAGAACATCTGCGTAAAGGGCGCATCCATCCGATTGATGTTTTAAAAGCACTCAAAACTTATGAATCTGGTGGAACATTAGGACGCAGTAAGAAAACTTGGAACCCAGTTCCTCGAATTGTGGACATTTTAGAAAAGGCGGTTGAACTATCTTTTGATGTTGTGCAACCCACAGGTAAAGTATTCATGCACGCCGTAGACGTTTCTGGTTCTATGGGTAGCTTGGTTGCAGATATGGGACTGACTTGTTGTGAAATTGCCACCACAATGGCACTGGTAACAGCAAAAGCAGAGAAAAACTACATGATTCGCGGCTTTGCTACCGAATTCAGGGAATTAAATATTACCGCCAAAGATAGTTTTAGTTCTGCGGTTCGCAAAGCTAGCAACCAAAACTTCGGTGGAACGGATGCATCTGTAGCTTACGACTGGATGATTAAGAATAACTTTAAAGCAGATGTTGTCTGCTTTTGGACTGACTCGGAAAGCTGGGCTGGGTATAAGCATCCAAGTCAAGCGCTGAAGGAGTACCGCAAAAAGGTAAATCCAAACGTCAAGGCGGTGTATATCACTTTGACACCTTACCAAATTACTTTGGTAGATCCTGAAGATTCGCTGTCTTGGGATTTAGCAGGGTTCGACCCAGGTACGCCTCGGATCATTCAGATGCTAGCTACGGGTGAATTGTAG
- a CDS encoding quinone-dependent dihydroorotate dehydrogenase has product MDIYKFAIRPLLFNVIKADSEWLHQQTIRSFSWLSQTPASWANQRLQKSLCLYDSRLEQNLFGLKFPNPVGLAAGFDKDGVAANIWSNLGFGFAELGTVTFHAQPGNPPPRLFRLPLDKAALNRMGFNNRGAAAMAARLAQEKQKLTQSIPIGINLGKSKVTPLEAAAQDYLDSFRLLKDLGDYFVVNVSSPNTPGLRSLQDASMLSAILNLLQQENTAQKPIFVKIAPDLDWVAIADIISLAKTYQLAGIIATNTTISRDGLKTQVIDQTGKSPQEEAGGISGEPLRDRSTEVIRFIWQQTQGQIPIIGVGGIFSAEDAWEKITAGASLIQVYTGWIYEGPLMVRQILAGLLVLLEQSGLNSINEAVGLEFKNQRRQEAEGRRQE; this is encoded by the coding sequence ATGGATATTTATAAATTTGCCATTCGTCCGCTTTTGTTCAATGTGATAAAAGCCGATTCAGAGTGGTTACACCAGCAGACGATTCGCAGTTTTAGCTGGCTATCGCAAACCCCAGCTAGTTGGGCAAACCAACGCTTACAAAAATCTTTATGTCTGTACGATTCACGCTTAGAACAAAATTTGTTTGGGCTAAAGTTCCCAAATCCGGTAGGGTTAGCAGCTGGTTTCGACAAGGATGGAGTAGCTGCTAACATTTGGTCTAACCTGGGTTTTGGCTTTGCGGAATTAGGAACTGTAACTTTTCACGCACAGCCAGGAAATCCGCCTCCTCGTTTGTTTCGCTTGCCGTTGGACAAAGCTGCTCTCAATCGGATGGGCTTTAATAATCGCGGTGCAGCAGCAATGGCAGCACGTTTAGCGCAGGAAAAGCAGAAGTTAACCCAGTCAATACCCATAGGGATAAATTTGGGTAAATCTAAGGTAACTCCTCTAGAAGCAGCCGCACAGGATTATCTCGATAGTTTTCGCTTACTGAAGGATTTGGGAGACTATTTTGTTGTTAATGTCTCTTCTCCGAATACACCGGGGTTGCGATCGCTCCAAGATGCTTCTATGCTCAGTGCGATATTGAATTTATTGCAACAAGAAAATACTGCACAAAAGCCAATTTTTGTCAAGATAGCACCAGATTTGGATTGGGTTGCGATCGCTGACATTATTTCTTTGGCTAAAACCTACCAACTAGCGGGAATTATCGCCACTAATACCACCATCAGCCGTGATGGACTCAAAACCCAGGTGATTGACCAAACTGGCAAATCACCCCAGGAAGAAGCTGGCGGAATTAGCGGTGAACCATTGCGCGATCGCTCCACTGAGGTAATTCGTTTTATTTGGCAGCAAACCCAAGGGCAAATCCCGATTATTGGCGTTGGTGGCATCTTTTCTGCTGAAGATGCTTGGGAGAAAATTACTGCTGGTGCTAGTTTGATCCAGGTTTATACAGGCTGGATTTACGAAGGGCCACTGATGGTACGCCAGATTCTAGCAGGTTTGCTTGTCCTACTAGAACAAAGCGGATTAAATTCCATCAACGAAGCTGTGGGTTTAGAATTCAAAAATCAACGAAGGCAGGAGGCAGAGGGCAGGAGGCAGGAGTAA
- a CDS encoding PEP-CTERM sorting domain-containing protein (PEP-CTERM proteins occur, often in large numbers, in the proteomes of bacteria that also encode an exosortase, a predicted intramembrane cysteine proteinase. The presence of a PEP-CTERM domain at a protein's C-terminus predicts cleavage within the sorting domain, followed by covalent anchoring to some some component of the (usually Gram-negative) cell surface. Many PEP-CTERM proteins exhibit an unusual sequence composition that includes large numbers of potential glycosylation sites. Expression of one such protein has been shown restore the ability of a bacterium to form floc, a type of biofilm.): MSFTFISNPNFLKLGLTGMLGSVALLLTGTTSAHAVNITATLTADNHYGLYYGQEDGSGLTFVGRNEKGEAGDPGQYNWSLPETFNFNANNEDYLYVLAWDDGFPQSWIGEFKLPSGVSLLSNTSDWVYTIGSGANPGVFGDVPLLTTVASEIGSATWSIPQASAPQGTSPWFTIPGISSQANFIWHDSLNDDSSSDRNYAIFRTKVAITSVPEPSTLSAIAVAGVMGWMIKRKQKASQAE, translated from the coding sequence ATGAGTTTTACTTTCATTTCAAATCCTAATTTTCTCAAACTTGGGCTAACAGGGATGTTAGGATCAGTTGCTTTATTGTTAACTGGAACAACTTCGGCCCACGCTGTCAATATTACAGCAACCCTCACAGCAGATAACCATTATGGTCTTTACTACGGTCAAGAGGACGGTAGCGGGTTGACATTTGTTGGTAGAAACGAGAAGGGTGAAGCTGGCGATCCTGGCCAATATAACTGGTCTTTGCCTGAAACCTTCAATTTCAACGCCAATAACGAAGACTACTTGTACGTCCTAGCTTGGGATGATGGCTTCCCACAAAGCTGGATAGGCGAGTTCAAATTGCCTAGTGGCGTTTCACTCTTATCAAATACCAGCGATTGGGTATACACAATTGGTAGTGGTGCAAATCCAGGTGTGTTTGGTGATGTTCCTTTATTAACAACTGTCGCTAGCGAAATAGGTAGTGCAACTTGGAGTATTCCACAGGCGTCGGCTCCCCAAGGAACTTCTCCTTGGTTTACTATTCCAGGTATATCTTCGCAAGCAAACTTTATATGGCATGACTCGCTCAACGACGACTCTAGTAGCGATCGCAATTATGCCATCTTCAGAACGAAAGTAGCGATTACCTCTGTTCCTGAACCCAGTACTCTTAGTGCCATAGCAGTTGCTGGTGTCATGGGATGGATGATCAAGCGCAAGCAAAAAGCCTCCCAAGCAGAATAA
- a CDS encoding sensor histidine kinase, with protein MGQPQKPIAAEQQILSLGRVLQSLREEDDVDVLIETTISYLKEQFDYKLIWIALYDRLNHILFGKGGITPDGDTSFLRQRVVLSPGDLLEQAVIEQHPLGIADLQTEIRAAEWRKIAEKFHIQGTIILPIRYKDRCLGVLLLGSERWGYLLTGEAKARLMMVLGELGAVLYQNEMHLQQKQIKRTDEPLLELLENLRTLSNLNQRLEAAVQATHKFVSPNRTNVYWFEREGRYFWCRMSNQLVTIDRNSSSQQAAGMTVQELSDFYYALTVNQIVSIGDARSSLKSHFTAKLLQRLKVRSLLAAPIIWQKNLLGFLAVESNEPRIWTETDKNFVQGAAGLISLVATTESMESTIKQIQEDAQLTGQVAQGIYSEHDLQETLDSCAKRVLARLVATRFLLLQYDPEQNNYQFIYQSQPHNRRPLAFALNTLKELDEQLLQRSTQAVEIENLDEDLRFFNWRPLLLESGVRSLLICKCTQGHIPAALLVITHDSHRSWTTLEKELLWAVSQQIAVIIRQWQLHNRITQQQKTSQAFEQCLRILTQSQNSKIEVEKKHLERTALEQIASILGCPLAVLLSWSPGESWAEIIPGVVDNSLFGIFSDASIPIETEALIQWALATESYLTLNVDNLLPKTRKWLNIPDKGQILVMALRTNTDYETTGVVLLADYQERRWSEQNLSATATLISQLAWWRREKQITRLLESTTEDLRQLNWYKHRRLEEIQRITALSLKQIHDLGIPANELTQMRYELLLRQLDHTAASMSGMLKLEQWQLHISWETMPIASLLKRSLERIENLLKQQKLWIGVHGLGQQIEEQSPKNSSLARGVPSSSDRSAMAIAGDIVKIELVIHELLVTACNCSQSGGRIDIWCRRVDASKSSDSKRSSESGATEHQTSLELSITYNGAIEPQLLTELHDNRPKDVLAPSKLDQPPGLHLLICQNLMQVLGGELNFYQLPDNRVVSRLLLTLVDHNS; from the coding sequence ATGGGGCAGCCGCAAAAACCTATAGCCGCCGAACAGCAGATCCTCTCATTGGGGCGCGTCCTCCAGAGCCTTAGAGAAGAAGATGATGTTGACGTTCTGATTGAAACTACTATTTCTTATCTTAAAGAACAGTTTGACTACAAACTGATTTGGATTGCTCTTTACGATCGCCTGAATCACATATTATTCGGCAAAGGGGGCATCACACCCGATGGTGACACGAGCTTTTTACGCCAAAGGGTTGTTCTCAGTCCTGGAGATTTATTAGAGCAAGCGGTGATTGAACAGCATCCCTTGGGCATAGCTGATTTGCAAACTGAAATCCGCGCCGCCGAATGGCGAAAAATTGCCGAAAAATTCCACATCCAAGGAACAATTATTTTACCAATTCGCTATAAAGACCGTTGCTTGGGTGTGTTGTTACTCGGTTCAGAACGCTGGGGCTACCTACTGACAGGGGAAGCAAAAGCACGTTTGATGATGGTTTTAGGCGAATTGGGGGCAGTGCTTTATCAAAACGAGATGCATTTGCAGCAAAAGCAAATCAAGCGAACCGACGAGCCATTATTAGAATTGCTAGAAAATTTACGCACCCTTAGTAACCTTAATCAAAGACTAGAAGCAGCAGTGCAAGCAACTCATAAATTTGTTTCTCCCAACCGGACAAATGTTTACTGGTTTGAGCGAGAAGGGCGCTACTTTTGGTGTCGGATGAGCAATCAGCTTGTCACAATCGATCGCAATTCTAGCAGTCAGCAAGCCGCGGGAATGACGGTACAGGAGTTGAGCGACTTTTATTATGCTTTGACAGTTAACCAAATTGTCTCGATTGGTGATGCACGCAGTTCTTTAAAGAGTCATTTTACGGCAAAATTGTTGCAACGACTGAAGGTGCGATCGCTCTTGGCAGCTCCGATTATCTGGCAAAAAAACTTACTCGGTTTTCTGGCGGTCGAAAGCAATGAACCTCGAATCTGGACGGAGACAGACAAAAATTTTGTCCAAGGTGCTGCTGGCTTAATTTCTCTGGTCGCAACTACCGAAAGCATGGAAAGCACTATCAAACAGATTCAAGAGGATGCCCAACTGACTGGTCAAGTTGCTCAAGGTATCTATAGCGAACATGACCTTCAGGAAACTTTAGACAGCTGTGCCAAAAGAGTTTTAGCTCGATTAGTTGCTACCCGATTTTTGCTGTTGCAGTATGATCCGGAACAGAATAATTATCAATTTATTTACCAAAGTCAGCCCCATAATCGCCGGCCGTTAGCATTTGCCCTTAATACTCTCAAAGAGTTAGATGAGCAGCTTTTGCAACGTTCAACTCAAGCGGTAGAAATTGAGAACTTAGATGAAGATTTACGCTTTTTTAATTGGCGTCCTTTGTTGTTAGAAAGTGGAGTGCGATCGCTACTTATTTGTAAATGCACTCAGGGTCATATACCAGCAGCGCTTTTAGTCATCACTCACGACAGCCATCGCTCTTGGACAACTCTAGAAAAAGAATTACTATGGGCTGTTAGTCAACAGATCGCTGTAATTATTCGCCAGTGGCAATTACATAACCGCATTACCCAGCAGCAAAAAACTTCCCAGGCCTTTGAGCAATGCCTACGCATTCTAACACAATCCCAAAATAGCAAAATTGAGGTAGAAAAAAAACATTTAGAACGTACAGCACTCGAGCAAATAGCATCGATTCTGGGTTGTCCCTTAGCGGTACTGCTATCCTGGTCGCCTGGTGAAAGTTGGGCAGAAATTATCCCTGGAGTGGTTGACAATAGCCTATTTGGGATTTTTTCCGATGCATCTATTCCTATCGAGACAGAAGCCTTAATTCAGTGGGCACTTGCGACAGAGAGTTACCTGACTTTGAACGTAGATAATTTACTCCCCAAAACTCGAAAATGGTTGAATATTCCAGACAAAGGTCAAATTTTGGTGATGGCATTACGTACCAATACTGATTATGAAACTACGGGTGTAGTGTTGTTAGCAGACTATCAAGAGCGTCGCTGGTCAGAACAAAATCTCAGTGCAACCGCAACTCTGATTTCTCAATTAGCCTGGTGGCGTCGTGAAAAGCAAATTACCCGACTTTTAGAGTCTACAACAGAAGATTTACGACAACTCAACTGGTACAAGCATCGCCGCTTAGAGGAAATTCAAAGAATAACGGCGCTATCTCTTAAACAAATACATGATTTGGGTATTCCTGCTAATGAACTGACTCAGATGCGCTACGAATTATTGCTGCGGCAATTAGATCATACAGCCGCCTCCATGAGTGGAATGCTAAAACTTGAGCAATGGCAGCTACATATAAGTTGGGAAACTATGCCCATAGCTAGTTTACTAAAGCGATCGCTCGAACGCATTGAAAATTTACTTAAACAACAAAAGCTGTGGATTGGTGTACATGGTTTGGGACAACAGATTGAGGAACAATCGCCAAAGAATTCTTCACTCGCCAGAGGTGTTCCTAGCTCCAGCGATCGATCCGCAATGGCGATCGCTGGTGATATTGTCAAAATTGAGTTAGTTATCCATGAATTATTGGTTACTGCCTGTAACTGTTCTCAAAGCGGCGGCAGAATTGATATTTGGTGTCGTCGTGTTGATGCGTCAAAATCCTCAGATTCAAAGCGTTCTTCTGAAAGTGGAGCGACTGAACATCAAACATCTCTAGAACTGTCGATTACATATAACGGTGCGATCGAACCACAGTTACTTACAGAACTACATGATAATAGACCCAAAGATGTGCTTGCTCCTTCCAAACTCGACCAACCACCAGGTTTACATTTGCTAATCTGTCAAAACCTCATGCAGGTACTAGGAGGAGAGTTAAATTTTTATCAATTACCAGATAATCGGGTAGTTAGCCGTTTGTTGTTGACCTTAGTTGATCATAATTCTTAG
- a CDS encoding MFS transporter: MFQEVEDESLLKKIPLPIQEIPEDRELTETVILPTNVPIKLSKPQIRTSLRALTIESLFAAVFYSIIGSALLSNFLLDLGAGPLEIGLLASIPQLVNLLQPLGAYLVERSTSFNWYCMSIFIPARLLWIILVPAIWLVSSSNHITKHQVVLLTLGIMLVANIIEAFARAPWMTWTAVLVPERLRGRYFGFRNSVLSLTNLICVPLLGLAVSAWPSGTLQGYGAILVLGIVVGLLSQGCQFWMSDVNPQLLKVAGSEPPQPYRSGIHLRFLNDANFLKLLIYLAIWCFAVNLSAPFFNLYMLDNLDIDVSLVTIYNGLGSGANMLLLVFWGKLSDRIGNRPIMLLVGILVAVTPLLWLVAGNDSISLWIWLPFLHVLGSGTWAAIDLCTNNLMMGVAPVTNQSTYFAIAGAVAGVTGAMGIIAGSFLAALPGAGGLLGLFVLSAVLRTAALLPLVFVQEQGSVSLGQLWRVLFSVKQQRVPI, translated from the coding sequence ATGTTCCAGGAAGTAGAAGACGAAAGCTTACTAAAAAAGATCCCTCTCCCCATTCAGGAAATCCCAGAGGATAGGGAATTAACAGAGACGGTAATTCTTCCCACAAATGTGCCTATTAAACTTTCCAAACCGCAAATTCGCACAAGTCTCAGGGCATTAACTATCGAGAGTCTCTTCGCTGCGGTTTTTTACAGTATCATCGGTTCAGCGTTGCTCAGTAATTTCTTACTGGATCTGGGTGCCGGCCCATTAGAAATTGGTCTGCTCGCCTCTATTCCTCAGCTGGTGAATCTGCTCCAACCGCTGGGAGCTTATTTGGTAGAACGAAGTACCAGCTTCAACTGGTATTGCATGAGCATTTTCATCCCGGCGCGGCTACTGTGGATAATTCTCGTGCCAGCGATATGGTTAGTCAGCTCATCTAACCATATCACTAAGCACCAAGTGGTGCTGTTGACATTGGGAATTATGTTAGTGGCTAATATCATTGAAGCTTTCGCCCGTGCTCCCTGGATGACCTGGACGGCTGTGTTAGTACCTGAGCGGTTGCGGGGGCGGTATTTTGGCTTTCGCAATAGTGTTCTCAGTTTGACGAATCTCATCTGTGTGCCGCTACTAGGTCTAGCAGTATCGGCTTGGCCTAGTGGAACGCTCCAAGGCTATGGTGCAATCTTGGTTCTAGGAATTGTGGTTGGGCTACTTAGTCAGGGCTGTCAGTTCTGGATGAGCGATGTGAACCCGCAGCTTTTAAAAGTTGCAGGCTCAGAGCCACCCCAACCATACCGCAGCGGGATACATCTTCGCTTCCTCAATGATGCCAATTTTTTGAAGTTACTGATTTACCTTGCCATTTGGTGCTTTGCCGTTAACCTCAGCGCTCCCTTCTTTAACCTCTATATGCTAGATAACCTAGATATAGATGTCAGCCTAGTAACAATCTATAACGGTTTAGGATCTGGTGCTAACATGCTACTACTAGTTTTCTGGGGTAAACTGTCTGACCGGATTGGGAATCGTCCCATCATGTTATTAGTAGGAATCTTGGTGGCGGTGACGCCTCTATTATGGCTAGTAGCTGGCAATGATTCAATTTCCCTTTGGATATGGTTACCCTTTTTACACGTGCTGGGATCTGGGACGTGGGCGGCCATAGACTTGTGTACCAACAATCTGATGATGGGAGTGGCACCGGTGACTAATCAATCCACTTACTTCGCGATCGCCGGGGCGGTAGCTGGTGTCACTGGAGCAATGGGAATCATAGCTGGTAGCTTTCTCGCGGCTCTGCCTGGTGCCGGTGGCTTACTGGGACTGTTTGTTCTTTCAGCCGTCCTACGGACGGCTGCTCTCTTGCCCTTGGTTTTTGTTCAGGAGCAAGGCTCTGTATCTCTGGGTCAGCTTTGGCGAGTCCTATTCTCAGTCAAGCAGCAAAGAGTACCGATTTAA
- a CDS encoding universal stress protein: MFHKILVAIDTSASAKDVFDKALFLARASKGSLMLLHVLSGEEQGKVNIPILPRQDYYPYPVMSKKTLEFNQQQWEVLEKQGLELLQSCTDEATLAGVSTEFIQSPGNPGQTICNLASTWGADLIVVGRQGLSGLSELALGSVSNYVLHNAPCSVLTMQHISKMNTESAQDESSRVSASD, translated from the coding sequence ATGTTTCACAAGATTTTAGTTGCAATCGACACCTCTGCATCCGCCAAGGATGTCTTTGATAAAGCCTTGTTCTTAGCAAGAGCGAGCAAGGGCAGCCTTATGCTGTTGCATGTTCTGTCGGGTGAAGAACAGGGCAAAGTAAATATACCTATACTTCCCCGGCAGGATTACTATCCATATCCCGTGATGAGTAAAAAAACTTTGGAGTTCAATCAACAGCAGTGGGAGGTTTTGGAAAAGCAAGGTCTAGAGCTACTACAATCGTGTACGGATGAAGCAACTCTAGCAGGCGTGAGTACAGAATTCATCCAATCCCCTGGTAATCCTGGTCAAACCATCTGTAACTTAGCCTCCACTTGGGGTGCTGACCTAATCGTAGTTGGACGTCAGGGTCTATCTGGTTTGAGTGAGTTAGCCTTGGGCAGTGTCAGCAATTACGTACTCCACAATGCTCCCTGCTCAGTCCTGACTATGCAACACATATCAAAAATGAATACTGAATCTGCTCAAGACGAATCAAGCAGAGTTAGTGCATCGGATTGA